The genomic region AAACTGAGTCGTGAAAAGTACCCGCGAAACTGTCGCAGGCCGAGAAGAGGCAGCAAGCAAACGCGATCTCGGCCTCGCCGAAAACCCTTTATTGGGAAATTCTTGCTTATCAGCGATTTCCTCCGGACTCCGAAATCCACGTAAACCGAATCGGCTAACGAACTTAAAACGGAACGAAGCGCTTCAAAACGAACCCCACAATCTTTCGGGGGACACAGGGCAGTACTTCAAAATAGGTAATCTACATTCATCCAATCCGGTTCCAGAAGTGTCAAACGGCCGCGTTCAAGAGCATCATTGGAGTCAGGTTTGGCTGCCGGACCGGATGTTATTACGAGCCATTGTCTCGGTACACGAATCGACCGCATCAAAACCGAATTGGTAATTGGTCAGGGTCGGATTGCCGAAAACGTGCCAAAAACGTAGCGAACGCTTGTCGCTGAACATGAATCCACGCGATTCACGTCAACAGGCCAACGCGTAATTCGCGGTCCATCGCTACAATGGTCTTTCAAGCCGCCTTCAGCACAATTTGGCAGGCTCACGCTCCTCTTTTCTTACTAGATCGCTGCTATCTATGGCCAATCCTGAGTCTTCTGTTTGGTTTGGTAAGTCAGTCGCCCCCGGCTCCAGCGTCAACGTTGAGCTTCAAATCACCGAGAGCTATAGCGGGCGTGACATTTCGATTCCCATTCGCGTCATCCGCGGGATCGACTCCGGCCCGAGCGTGTTTGTCACTGGCGCATTGCATGGCGACGAACTCAATGGCACCGGAGCAATTCGGTCGCTGATCGCCGATCCTGAATTCGTACTCCAGCGAGGGACCGTGATCATGGTCCCAGTGCTGAATGTCCTGGGCTTCGAACGCCACTCGCGATACTTACCCGACCGCCGCGACCTGAACCGTTGCTTCCCCGGTAACGCGTCCGGCAGCATGGCGACTCGAATGGCGAAAGTGATCTTCGACGCGATCGTGCGGGAATGCGACTTCGGAATCGACCTGCACACCGCAGCGGTTCGCCGCACAAACTATCCGAACATCCGGACTGACTTTAAAAACACCGAGTGCATGCGAATTGCCCAAGCATTTGGAGCCGGCGTCATTTTAGACGGCAAAGGGCCCAAAGGTTCTTTCCGTCGCGAAGCGACCGCGGTTGGTTGCCCCACCGTTGTTGTCGAAGGCGGCGAAGTGTGGAAGGTCGAACCGTCGGTCGTCGATTGCATGACTCGGGGAATCGTCAATGTGTTGAAGGAACTCGACATGATGGACGGCGAGCCTGAGATTCCGGATAACCAAGTTCGGATTCGCACGACCAAATGGGTCCGAGCCGAACGAGGCGGTTTCTTAGACCTGCACGTAGGCCCCGGTTCCACCGTCGTCACGGGACAACCCATGGCAACGAACAGCAGCTTAGTGCACGAGGACCAGAACCGGCTGGAAGCTCCGTTCGACGGCATCGTGATCGGCATGTCGACTCTGCCCGCGGTTCAGCCCGGCGAACCAGTCTTTCACCTGGGTAAGCTATCAAGTTCCAAAACAGCCGCGCGTGTTGAGCGGAACACCCAAGCGGACGACATGCAGCGAATGGCCCAGGAACATCTTTCCACCAACGTGCAGGTCGTGGATCCAGTCGGCGACGTTGAATCGGCCGAGACACCGGAAGACTAGCGAACGCAGGAAGAGCGAACGCGAGATTGATTGTCGAATGCGTTCACCGATGCCAGGTCGGTGCCGAGCGATAACCGAAACCAACTCGATCGACTAGCGAACTCGTCAAAGCAAACGACTAGCGCCCTTCGGGGGCATCTTCTAACAGACGTTCAAGTTTCTTCTTGCGTTGCCAAAGCACGGAGTCCTCACTAAGAGGACCGATTGTTCCGTCCGGATCGTTCTCTTCGATCGTGCGTTGCATCTCTTCAGCCTCGTCAAGCTGCTTTTGGATCGAGTCGACTTGCTTTTGCCACACGGCGTGAGCCTGATCAGCATCGGGAATGTCCTTCGTTTCGTAGTACCACTTTCGATCGCGACGTTCACGCAGCAGCTTTCGATCAAACTGCCTCGCGTCCTCGCGGAGACGCTCAGATTTCGATCGGTTGGCATCCGCCATCTCAGCCGCAGTACTGCTGACCACGCGGACGTCTCCATCAACGTCATGGACCGGGGCATCATTCAGAAGGGTGACTGCCAATCGTAGCGACAGCCCGGCACCCAGCACGATCATCAACGCGACTCCAATCGCAATCAGCCAAGGCGTCAGCTTCTTTTGCTGAGACTTCGATGCACCCAAACCAGCACCTTCACCCGCTGACGCGGACGATGTGCTAGATGATGAAGCGGATTTCCGAATTGGACTGTACATACTAAAGACTAGTACCCAAAACGTGCAGTGTGATCGTTTTGATAAAAACAATCACGGTTACACATTCCAAGCGATCTACTGGGTCAGGATAGTCGGAAGGTTATTCGCGATTTCTTCAAACGCACCAACAAGTTCGTCACCTGAATCGGCATGATAGTGCTTCCCTTGACCGATCTCAGCGACTTCTCGCATATCCGCTTGGTTCGCACCACTACCAAACGTCACCGTTTGGATGTTCATGTTGTAGTTCGACATCAGGCTACTGGCCACGGTGTCCGGATACGTTCCGGAGTTGTGGTTTCCATCTGTCATCACAACCATTGTTTTGGATGCGAACGGACGTGCGTTGGTGTGATCGAAAGCACGAATGCCTTGATTCATCCCGTTGCCGATTCCTGTACTCCCACCCGTGTTGAGCGTCGCCAGTTCACTTTTGATCGCTTCGAAGTCATGAGTCAACCAAGCGTCTAGCGTTCCGCTGCTGGAGTAACTTGCGATTGAGACCTGTTCGTTTTGTGGAGTTTGGTCGAGCACGTTTAAGAACGCGTGAACCGCCAACACAAGATCTTCCCACGGCGTATTGGGCGAGTCACCCAACTCGAGAAAGTCTTCCCACAAGTAGTCGTAGTAGCTTTCTTCATTCTTACCGCTGCTGTACTTCAAGTTACCTCTTTTCCAGTACAACTGGCCGGCATCTACACCTGCGTCGATCGCATCGGAGCTCCAAGGGCTGAATCCGTCGGGCCAATCGTAAGTCTTCCATTCCATCGAACCACTTCGATCCAGAACCAACGAAATATCGCGGTCAACTTGCATCGCCACACTGGTGAACGAAGGCGTGAACTCACTCTTCGCGAACACGGTAGGGAACACGAATCGAACAGGTCCGCTAAGCGAGTCGGTCGATCGTTTCGCGTTCACACGAATCGAGCTAACCGTCAGCTTGTTGCCGTCGACCTGACTTGTTGGAATCTTACTGAACTGAAAACGTCCATAGCTATCGTTTTGGCTTGATTCGCCAAACTCAATGTCGAGCGTATTGGTTGCGGCGTCCAACTGCAGCGGTTCACCATTGACGTTGTTCAACGCGGCCGTTGCTTTCGCAGCATTCAACGCCGCTTCCACGGTCTGTTCTTCGCTAAAGGTACGGCCTGCCGAACGGGCTGCTGCATCCGATGCGATTGCAAGCTCGGTACGAACCATTTGAATGTGAGCCGCGTTAATTGCGAAGGCAGCCAAGATGGCCAGCATCGGCAAGACGACTGCAAGCAGGACGGTGACGCCGCCCAGACGACGAGATCGGGAACGATCGTTTTGAAAGGGGGAGGTTTTCATAGCAGAGTTTCTCGACAAGTTGAGATAGACAGAGAGAGAGTGAGAAAAGATTCGAAAGCCCCCCCGGGCCTACTTCGCACTGAGTCGCAAGCAGTTCGCGAAGCGATCCACCTGCAATTCTAGAAACCTTATTGTTCGTAATAGCCGCTGTATCGTTCCGTCTTCATCGTTGCGACCGAATTCAGTTCGATACCGCCCAGGAACATCGGAACAAACAACGCGATTTCATCCATGTTCACCCCCACCGTCACGGTTACTGACTCGGCTTCATCAGAAATCGGCGTGCAACTGACGGTGTATCCATTGGAGAAGATCGACCCCATGATTCGATCCGCTTCGGCTTCCGCTTCCGTCGCGGTCGCGCCCGGAACAATTGCCTTACGTGCCGCATAGTAGGCAGCGTCTTGCATCAGGTTGCGGGCCATATTCATGCGAGCGAATTCCATGCAGGTGAAGATCGTGATCAGCAACACGTTGCTGACAATCGCGAACTCAACCAGGGTTGCGCCCAAGCGTTTGCGTTGATTGTTCTTGCGATCCGTCCCGGCAACGCGTCGCAGCTTGAACAGACCGCATGATCGCGTTCCTGCTAGCCGGGAAGTCACTGGACGCCGAGGCGACGCTTTGCGTTGGGATGAAAATGAAAACATGGGGATCGATCAGACTATGGGTTGATTGAAATCATTGAACAGGGTTTGAAGCAGTGAGTTGAAATTTAGTCTTGGTTTGCAAATTCTTTGCGCATGGAAACGCGTGATGTCAGGCTAAGATCACCGTATAGTTTTGCCGGTGACAAAAGGTTGCCCGCTGCGGGAACCGTCACCACGAGTGTCACATGTTCCAGCGTTTCAGCATTATCAAATGTGGTGCCGTCAAACTGCACGACGTTGGCACCGTATTCGATTCCCCGTTCGTCTAAGAACTCCAAAACGCGACTTCGCACCGCTGCGTTCGTACCGCCTCGGTTGAC from Neorhodopirellula lusitana harbors:
- a CDS encoding TadE/TadG family type IV pilus assembly protein, with translation MFSFSSQRKASPRRPVTSRLAGTRSCGLFKLRRVAGTDRKNNQRKRLGATLVEFAIVSNVLLITIFTCMEFARMNMARNLMQDAAYYAARKAIVPGATATEAEAEADRIMGSIFSNGYTVSCTPISDEAESVTVTVGVNMDEIALFVPMFLGGIELNSVATMKTERYSGYYEQ
- a CDS encoding TadE family protein, producing MFASRRPKRTRSERSQRDRSRFAGSFLRIKRRATATAEVAICLPVLMTLTLATIDLCSMFFLKETVAIAAYEGARRGVNRGGTNAAVRSRVLEFLDERGIEYGANVVQFDGTTFDNAETLEHVTLVVTVPAAGNLLSPAKLYGDLSLTSRVSMRKEFANQD
- a CDS encoding VWA domain-containing protein → MKTSPFQNDRSRSRRLGGVTVLLAVVLPMLAILAAFAINAAHIQMVRTELAIASDAAARSAGRTFSEEQTVEAALNAAKATAALNNVNGEPLQLDAATNTLDIEFGESSQNDSYGRFQFSKIPTSQVDGNKLTVSSIRVNAKRSTDSLSGPVRFVFPTVFAKSEFTPSFTSVAMQVDRDISLVLDRSGSMEWKTYDWPDGFSPWSSDAIDAGVDAGQLYWKRGNLKYSSGKNEESYYDYLWEDFLELGDSPNTPWEDLVLAVHAFLNVLDQTPQNEQVSIASYSSSGTLDAWLTHDFEAIKSELATLNTGGSTGIGNGMNQGIRAFDHTNARPFASKTMVVMTDGNHNSGTYPDTVASSLMSNYNMNIQTVTFGSGANQADMREVAEIGQGKHYHADSGDELVGAFEEIANNLPTILTQ
- a CDS encoding succinylglutamate desuccinylase/aspartoacylase family protein; translation: MANPESSVWFGKSVAPGSSVNVELQITESYSGRDISIPIRVIRGIDSGPSVFVTGALHGDELNGTGAIRSLIADPEFVLQRGTVIMVPVLNVLGFERHSRYLPDRRDLNRCFPGNASGSMATRMAKVIFDAIVRECDFGIDLHTAAVRRTNYPNIRTDFKNTECMRIAQAFGAGVILDGKGPKGSFRREATAVGCPTVVVEGGEVWKVEPSVVDCMTRGIVNVLKELDMMDGEPEIPDNQVRIRTTKWVRAERGGFLDLHVGPGSTVVTGQPMATNSSLVHEDQNRLEAPFDGIVIGMSTLPAVQPGEPVFHLGKLSSSKTAARVERNTQADDMQRMAQEHLSTNVQVVDPVGDVESAETPED